Proteins encoded in a region of the Salminus brasiliensis chromosome 2, fSalBra1.hap2, whole genome shotgun sequence genome:
- the igl4v8 gene encoding Ig kappa chain V region Mem5 produces the protein MMILLVVLLGTVGLLTQESLGEKILTQTPASLAVSPGGTVTISCRASEHCGNEFDWYLQKPGEAPKLLIYAASSRQSGVPGRFSGSGYGTEFTLTITGVQTEDAGHYYCQQDYSTPLTFGGGTKLILKTGPTVKPSVSLLPPSSLQLSEGSASLLCLLSGYSPQGAQVSWTVDGSAVREGVLTSAEEEKNARYSRSSTLTLSKALWEKGEEFVCTVSHDSVDQPVSFRKSMCEG, from the exons ATGATGATACTCTTAGTTGTACTCCTGGGCACTGTGGGACTACTTACTCAGG AATCTCTGGGTGAAAAAATTTTGactcagactccagcatctctgGCAGTTTCTCCAGGAGGGACTGTTACTATCAGCTGCAGGGCCAGTGAGCACTGTGGTAATGAGTTCGACTGGTATCTTCAGAAACCTGGAGAAGCTCCTAAACTCCTGATCTACGCTGCATCGTCCCGTCAGTCTGGTGTTCCAGGTCGTTTCAGTGGCAGTGGATATGGCACAGAGTTTACTCTAACAATCACTGGAGTGCAGACTGAAGATGCAGGACATTATTACTGTCAACAGGATTATAGCACTCC GTTGACTTTCGGTGGAGGAACTAAACTCATTCTGAAAA CTGGTCCCACTGTGAAGCCCTCCGTGTCTCTGCTGCCCCCCTCCTCTCTGCAGCTGTCTGAGGGGTCCGCCTCGCTGCTCTGCCTGCTGTCTGGCTactctccacagggggcgcAGGTCAGCTGGACAGTGGACGGCTCAGCGGTGAGGGAGGGGGTTCTGACCAGtgcagaagaagagaagaacgCCCGCTACAGCCGCAGCAGCACCCTGACCCTCAGCAAAGCACTCTGGGAAAAGGGGGAGGAGTTTGTCTGCACAGTCTCCCACGACAGCGTGGATCAGCCAGTCAGCTTCAGGAAGAGCATGTGTGAAGGCTAG